Proteins encoded in a region of the Uloborus diversus isolate 005 chromosome 1, Udiv.v.3.1, whole genome shotgun sequence genome:
- the LOC129234238 gene encoding fibroin heavy chain-like isoform X23, whose translation MQWSTYLALFFAVFCAQSYSALGQGASVWSSPQMAENFMNGFSVALSQAGAFSGQEMKDFDDVRDIMNSAMDKMIRSGKSGRGAMRAMNAAFGSAIAEIVAANGGKEYQIGAVLDAVTNTLLQLTGNVDNGFLNEISRLITLFSSVEANDISASAGADASGSSGPVGGYSSGAGAAVGQGTAQAVGYGGGAQGVASSAAAGATNYAQGVSTGSTQNVATSTVTTTTNVAGSTATGYNTGYGTGAAAGAAAGASSGYGTGYGTGTGAGAGAGSGAGYGAGAGAGAGSGAGYGAGAGAGASSGAGYGAGAGAGYGAGAGAGAASGAGYGAGAGTGYGAGAGAGAASGAGYGAGAGAGAGSGYGAGAGAGAGSGYGAGAGAGAGAGAGSGYGAGAGAGAVSGYGAGAGAGAGAGSGYGAGAGAGAGSGYSTGAGYSAGAAAAGSSSSTQVTTQQTVTSQASAAGAGYGVGAGAGAAASAGSGTRAGYGTGAGAGAGAGAGAGAGAGYGAGAGAGYGAGSGARAAAGAGAGYGSGAGAGAGSGYGSRAGAGAGAGAGAGAGYGAGAGAGSGAGYGAGAGAGSGAGYGAGAGAGSGAGYGSGAGAGSGYGAGAGAGAGSGYGAGAGAGAGSGYGAGAAAGAGAGAGSGYGAGAGARAGAGAGTGAGYGSGYGASSGSGAGAAAGSGAAAGAGYGTGAGYSTGAASAGSSSSTQVITQETVTSQASSGASGAASGYSAGSGAGAAAGAGAGSGYGAGAGAGAGSGYGAGAGAGAGSGYGAGAGAGAGSGYGVGAGAAAGSGYGAGAGAGAGSGYGQGAGASAGAAAAGAGAGYGGQAGYGQGAGASAGAAAAGAGAGRQAGYGQGAGASSGAAAAAGAGAGYGGQAGYGQGAGASAGAAAAAGAGAGRQASYGQGAGASAGAAAAAGAGAGYGGQAGYGQGAGASAGAAAAGAGAGGQAGYGQGAGASAGSAAAGAGAGRQASYGQGAGASAGAAAAAGAGAGYGGQAGYGQGAGASAGAAAAGAGAGGQAGYGQGAGASAGSAAAGAGAGRQASYGQGAGASAGAAAAGAGAGYGGQAGYGQGAGASSGAAAAAGAGAGRQSGYGQGAGASAGAAAAGTGAGYGGQAGYGQGAGASAGAAAAGAGAGSRAGYGQGAGASSRAAAAAGAGAGYGGQAGYGQGAGASAGAAAAAGAGAGRQAGYGQGAGASAGAAAAGAGAGYGGQAGYGQGAGASAGAAAAGAGAGRQAGYGQGAGASAGAAAAGAGAGRQAGYGQGAGASAGAAAATGAGAGYGGQSGYGQGTGASSGAAAAAGAGAGYGGQAGYGQGAGASAGAAAAGAGAGRQAGYGQLASASAGAAAAGAGAGYGGQAGYGQGAGASAGAAAAGAGAGRQAGYGQGAGASAGAAAAGSGAGYGGQAGYGQGAGASAGAAAAGAGAGRQAGYGQGAGASAGAAVAGAGAGYGGQAGYGQGAGASAGAAAAGAGAGRQAGYGQGAGASAGAAAAAGAGAGYGGQAGYGQGAGASAGAAAAGAGAGRQAGYGQGAGASAGAAAAGAGAGRQAGYGQGAGASAGAAAAGAGAGFGGQAGYGQGAGASAGAAAAGAASGRQAGYGQGAGASAGAAAAGAGAGYGGQAGYGQGAGASAGAAAAGAAAAGAGAGYGGQAGYGQGAGASAGAAAAGAGAGRQAGYGQGAGASAGAAAAGAGAGYGGQAGYGQGAGAAAGAAAAGAGAGYGGQAGYGQGAGASAGAAAAGAGAGRQAGYGQGAGASAGAAAGAGAGYGGQAGYRQGAGAAASAAAASAGAGGQTGYGASAGAASSQAVSRTTTTTSQSAAGGAASGYSTGVGSGAAATASGAGYGGQSGYGTGAGAAAGAAASGAGAGYGGQAGYGQGAGASAAAASNRIVSAPAVNRMSAASSTLVSNGAFNVGALGSTISNMAAQIQASSQGLSSAEATVQALLEVISVLTHMLSSANIGYVDFSRVGDSASAVSQSMAYAG comes from the exons ATGCAGTGGTCAACTTACCTTGCCTTATTCTTCGCTGTTTTTTGCGCCCAGAGCTACTCAGCTCTGGGGCAAGGAGCCTCAGTATGGTCAAGCCCCCAAATGGCCGAGAACTTCATGAACGGCTTCTCCGTGGCTCTTTCGCAAGCTGGAGCATTCAGTGGGCAGGAGATGAAAGACTTCGATGATGTCAGAGATATCATGAACTCTGCAATGGACAAGATGATAAGGTCCGGGAAAAGTGGCCGTGGCGCGATGAGGGCCATGAACGCAGCGTTCGGCTCAGCTATTGCAGAAATCGTTGCTGCTAACGGCGGAAAAGAATACCAAATAGGCGCAGTTCTAGATGCAGTTACTAATACTCTTCTACAGCTGACCGGAAATGTTGATAACGGTTTTCTCAATGAAATCAGTCGACTCATCACGCTATTTAGCAGTGTAGAAGCAAACGATATATCAGCATCTGCGGGGGCAGATGCATCCGGAAGTTCAGGTCCAGTAGGTGGATACTCATCCGGAGCAGGAGCAGCAGTTGGACAGGGAACAGCTCAGGCTGTAGGATACGGAGGAGGAGCACAAGGAGTTGCATCAAGTGCTGCTGCCGGAGCAACAAATTATGCTCAAGGCGTGTCTACCGGAAGTACACAAAATGTCGCAACTTCCACTGTCACAACAACAACAAATGTTGCAGGTTCAACTGCAACAGGATACAACACCGGATATGGAACAGGTGCAGCAGCAGGAGCAGCCGCTGGCGCAAGCTCTGGATACGGAACAGGCTATGGAACCGGAACTGGAGCAGGTGCTGGTGCTGGTTCAGGCGCTGGTTATGGTGCTGGTGCAGGAGCGGGAGCTGGTTCAGGCGCTGGTTATGGTGCCGGTGCAGGAGCCGGAGCTAGTTCAGGTGCTGGTTATGGAGCTGGTGCAGGAGCTGGATACGGTGCTGGTGCAGGAGCAGGGGCTGCTTCAGGTGCTGGTTATGGAGCTGGTGCAGGTACTGGATACGGTGCTGGTGCAGGAGCAGGAGCTGCTTCAGGTGCTGGTTATGGAGCTGGTGCAGGAGCAGGTGCAGGTTCTGGATACGGTGCTGGTGCAGGAGCTGGAGCCGGATCTGGTTATGGCGCGGGTGCAGGAGCAGGAGCAGGAGCCGGAGCAGGATCTGGTTACGGCGCTGGTGCAGGAGCTGGAGCAGTATCTGGTTACGGCGCTGGAGCGGGAGCAGGAGCAGGTGCAGGATCTGGTTACGGCGCTGGTGCAGGAGCTGGAGCAGGATCTGGCTACAGTACTGGAGCAGGATATTCTGCAGGTGCTGCGGCAGCTGGCAGCAGTTCGAGCACTCAAGTAACAACTCAACAAACTGTTACATCACAGGCTTCTGCAGCAGGAGCTGGATACGGAGTTGGCGCAGGAGCTGGAGCTGCAGCTTCTGCAGGAAGCGGCACTCGAGCTGGATATGGTACTGGTGCGGGGGCAGGAGCTGGAGCTGGAGCTGGAGCTGGAGCAGGAGCTGGCTACGGTGCAGGTGCCGGAGCTGGTTATGGTGCTGGTTCAGGAGCTCGTGCAGCAGCCGGCGCAGGGGCTGGGTACGGCAGTGGAGCAGGAGCTGGTGCAGGATCTGGTTACGGCAGTAGGGCAGGAGCGGGAGCTGGGGCTGGTGCTGGAGCTGGTGCCGGCTACGGTGCTGGTGCTGGAGCAGGATCTGGTGCCGGCTACGGTGCTGGTGCTGGAGCAGGATCTGGTGCTGGCTACGGTGCTGGAGCTGGAGCAGGATCTGGTGCCGGCTACGGGTCTGGTGCTGGAGCAGGATCTGGTTACGGTGCTGGTGCAGGAGCTGGAGCAGGATCTGGTTACGGCGCTGGTGCAGGAGCTGGAGCAGGTTCTGGCTACGGTGCTGGTGCAGCAGCAGGAGCTGGCGCAGGAGCAGGATCTGGTTACGGCGCTGGTGCTGGAGCTAGAGCTGGGGCTGGGGCTGGGACTGGTGCTGGCTACGGAAGTGGTTATGGAGCAAGCAGTGGTTCCGGAGCTGGAGCAGCTGCAGGCTCAGGAGCTGCAGCTGGGGCTGGGTATGGTACTGGAGCAGGATATTCAACTGGTGCTGCATCGGCTGGCAGCAGTTCAAGCACTCAGGTAATAACTCAAGAGACTGTTACATCACAGGCATCATCTGGCGCATCTGGAGCAGCATCTGGTTACAGTGCTGGATCAGGAGCGGGAGCAGCAGCAGGAGCTGGAGCAGGATCTGGTTATGGTGCTGGAGCAGGAGCCGGAGCAGGATCTGGTTACGGTGCAGGTGCAGGAGCAGGAGCAGGATCTGGCTACGGCGCTGGTGCAGGAGCTGGAGCAGGATCTGGGTACGGCGTAGGTGCAGGAGCTGCAGCAGGATCCGGTTACGGCGCCGGTGCAGGAGCTGGAGCAGGATCAG GTTATGGACAAGGAGCCGGCGCTTCAGCAGGAGCAGCAGCAGCTGGTGCAGGCGCTGGATATGGAGGACAAGCAGGTTATGGACAAGGAGCCGGCGCTTCAGCAGGAGCAGCAGCTGCTGGTGCAGGTGCTGGAAGACAAGCAGGTTACGGACAAGGAGCCGGTGCATCATCAGGAGCAGCAGCAGCAGCTGGTGCAGGCGCTGGATATGGAGGACAAGCAGGTTATGGACAAGGAGCCGGCGCTTCAGCAGGAGCAGCAGCAGCAGCTGGTGCAGGCGCTGGAAGACAAGCAAGTTACGGACAAGGAGCCGGTGCATCAGCAGGAGCAGCAGCAGCAGCTGGTGCAGGCGCTGGATATGGAGGACAAGCAGGTTACGGACAAGGAGCCGGTGCATCAGCAGGAGCAGCAGCAGCTGGTGCAGGCGCTGGAGGACAAGCAGGTTACGGGCAAGGAGCGGGTGCTTCAGCAGGATCAGCAGCTGCTGGTGCAGGTGCTGGAAGACAAGCAAGTTACGGACAAGGAGCCGGTGCATCAGCAGGAGCAGCAGCAGCAGCTGGTGCAGGCGCTGGATATGGAGGACAAGCAGGTTACGGACAAGGAGCCGGTGCATCAGCAGGAGCAGCAGCAGCTGGTGCAGGCGCTGGAGGACAAGCAGGTTACGGGCAAGGAGCGGGTGCTTCAGCAGGATCAGCAGCTGCTGGTGCAGGTGCTGGAAGACAAGCAAGTTACGGACAAGGAGCCGGTGCATCAGCAGGAGCAGCAGCAGCTGGTGCAGGCGCTGGATATGGAGGACAAGCAGGTTATGGACAAGGAGCCGGTGCATCATCAGGAGCAGCAGCAGCAGCTGGTGCAGGCGCTGGAAGACAATCAGGTTACGGACAAGGAGCTGGTGCATCAGCAGGAGCTGCAGCAGCTGGTACAGGCGCTGGATATGGAGGACAAGCAGGTTATGGACAAGGAGCCGGCGCTTCAGCAGGAGCAGCAGCTGCTGGTGCAGGTGCTGGAAGCCGAGCAGGTTACGGACAAGGAGCCGGTGCATCATCAAGAGCAGCAGCAGCAGCTGGTGCAGGCGCTGGATATGGAGGACAAGCAGGTTATGGACAAGGAGCCGGCGCTTCAGCAGGAGCAGCAGCAGCAGCTGGTGCAGGCGCTGGAAGACAAGCAGGTTACGGACAAGGAGCTGGTGCATCAGCAGGAGCAGCAGCAGCTGGTGCAGGCGCTGGATATGGAGGACAAGCAGGTTATGGACAAGGAGCCGGCGCTTCAGCAGGAGCAGCAGCTGCTGGTGCAGGTGCTGGAAGACAAGCAGGTTACGGACAAGGAGCCGGTGCATCAGCAGGAGCAGCAGCAGCTGGTGCAGGCGCTGGAAGACAAGCAGGTTACGGACAAGGAGCCGGTGCATCAGCAGGAGCAGCAGCAGCAACTGGTGCAGGCGCTGGATATGGAGGACAATCAGGTTATGGGCAAGGAACCGGTGCATCATCAGGAGCAGCAGCAGCAGCTGGTGCTGGCGCTGGATATGGAGGACAAGCAG GTTATGGACAAGGAGCCGGTGCTTCAGCAGGAGCAGCAGCTGCTGGTGCAGGTGCAGGAAGACAAGCAGGTTACGGACAATTAGCTAGTGCATCAGCAGGAGCAGCAGCAGCTGGTGCAGGCGCTGGATATGGAGGACAAGCAGGTTATGGACAAGGAGCCGGTGCTTCAGCAGGAGCAGCAGCTGCTGGTGCAGGTGCAGGAAGACAAGCAGGTTACGGACAAGGAGCTGGTGCATCAGCAGGAGCAGCAGCAGCTGGTTCAGGCGCTGGATATGGAGGACAAGCAGGTTATGGACAAGGAGCCGGCGCTTCAGCAGGAGCAGCAGCTGCTGGTGCAGGTGCTGGAAGACAAGCAGGTTACGGACAAGGAGCCGGTGCATCAGCAGGTGCAGCAGTAGCTGGTGCAGGCGCTGGATATGGAGGACAAGCAGGTTATGGACAAGGAGCCGGCGCTTCAGCAGGGGCAGCAGCTGCTGGTGCAGGAGCTGGAAGACAAGCAGGTTACGGACAAGGAGCTGGTGCATCAGCAGGAGCAGCAGCAGCAGCTGGGGCAGGCGCTGGATATGGGGGACAAGCAGGTTATGGACAAGGAGCCGGCGCTTCAGCAGGAGCAGCAGCTGCTGGTGCAGGAGCTGGAAGACAAGCAGGTTACGGGCAAGGAGCTGGTGCTTCAGCAGGAGCAGCAGCTGCTGGTGCAGGTGCTGGAAGACAAGCAGGTTACGGACAAGGAGCCGGTGCATCAGCAGGAGCAGCAGCAGCTGGTGCAGGCGCTGGATTTGGAGGACAAGCAGGTTATGGACAAGGAGCTGGCGCTTCAGCAGGAGCAGCAGCTGCTGGTGCAGCCTCTGGAAGACAAGCAGGTTATGGACAAGGAGCCGGTGCATCAGCAGGAGCAGCAGCAGCTGGTGCAGGCGCTGGATACGGAGGTCAAGCAGGTTACGGACAAGGAGCCGGTGCATCAGCTGGAGCAGCAGCAGCTG GAGCAGCAGCAGCTGGTGCAGGCGCTGGATATGGAGGACAAGCAGGTTATGGACAAGGAGCCGGCGCTTCAGCAGGAGCAGCAGCTGCTGGTGCAGGAGCTGGAAGACAAGCAGGTTACGGACAAGGAGCCGGTGCATCAGCAGGAGCAGCAGCAGCTGGTGCAGGCGCTGGATACGGAGGTCAAGCAGGTTACGGACAAGGAGCCGGTGCAGCAGCTGGAGCAGCAGCAGCTGGTGCAGGCGCTGGATACGGAGGACAAGCAGGTTATGGACAAGGAGCCGGCGCTTCAGCAGGAGCAGCAGCTGCTGGTGCAGGTGCTGGAAGACAAGCAGGTTATGGACAAGGAGCCGGTGCATCAGCAGGAGCAGCAGCTGGTGCAGGCGCTGGATACGGAGGTCAAGCAGGTTACAGACAAGGAGCTGGTGCTGCAGCAAGTGCCGCAGCTGCTAGTGCAGGAGCAGGTGGTCAAACAGGATATGGCGCAAGTGCAGGAGCCGCTAGTTCACAAGCTGTATCCAGAACAACGACAACCACATCACAATCCGCAGCAGGAGGAGCTGCTTCTGGATATAGTACAGGAGTTGGGTCTGGAGCGGCAGCTACTGCTTCAGGTGCTGGATATGGAGGACAATCAGGATACGGAACTGGAGCAGGTGCAGCAGCAGGAGCTGCAGCTTCCGGCGCAGGAGCTGGATATGGAGGTCAAGCTGGATACGGACAAGGTGCAGGAGCCTCAGCAGCAGCTGCAAGCAACCGAATTGTATCTGCTCCAGCTGTCAACCGAATGAGCGCAGCATCTTCAACTCTTGTTTCTAACGGCGCTTTTAACGTCGGTGCTCTCGGTTCAACGATTTCAAATATGGCTGCTCAGATCCAAGCTAGTTCACAAGGACTTTCTAGTGCAGAAGCAACTGTGCAAGCTCTTCTTGAAGTAATTTCGGTTCTTACCCACATGCTCAGTTCGGCAAACATTGGATACGTCGATTTCAGTCGTGTTGGAGATTCCGCATCTGCTGTCTCTCAATCAATGGCCTATGCCGGTTAA